The following coding sequences are from one Culex quinquefasciatus strain JHB chromosome 1, VPISU_Cqui_1.0_pri_paternal, whole genome shotgun sequence window:
- the LOC6046412 gene encoding molybdopterin synthase sulfur carrier subunit translates to MSQGQCAEPGTVVHVNLLFFAKARELTGTSSQASFPLSTGSGDLLNGAQILAAICAHFPELRPIRDHVIIAVNEQYCEDLTEALAIRDGDEVAVIPPIAGG, encoded by the coding sequence ATGAGCCAAGGTCAGTGCGCGGAACCCGGAACCGTCGTCCACGTGAATCTGCTCTTCTTCGCCAAAGCGCGCGAACTCACCGGAACGTCGTCACAGGCGAGCTTTCCGCTTTCAACTGGGTCAGGAGACTTGTTGAACGGCGCGCAGATTTTGGCCGCGATTTGTGCCCACTTTCCGGAGCTGCGCCCGATCCGGGACCATGTTATAATCGCCGTCAACGAGCAGTACTGCGAGGATTTGACGGAGGCGTTGGCGATTCGGGACGGGGACGAGGTTGCCGTGATTCCGCCGATTGCCGGAGGTTAA
- the LOC119765342 gene encoding molybdopterin synthase catalytic subunit — translation MGSNYLKLTFDKLDVGEINELVAHESCGAVALFVGTTRDNFDGKEVVLLQYEAYEAMALKSMNHICEELRGRWTDLVHIGIHHRLGTVPVKEASVVIAISSPHREAALEAVRWAIDELKKSVPVWKKEQYAEGQGCSEWKENKECTWSKAYKDNHIL, via the coding sequence ATGGGGTCGAACTACTTGAAGCTGACCTTCGATAAGTTGGACGTCGGGGAGATCAACGAGTTGGTGGCGCACGAGAGTTGCGGCGCGGTGGCGCTGTTTGTGGGGACGACCCGGGACAACTTTGATGGGAAGGAGGTCGTCCTGCTGCAGTACGAGGCGTACGAGGCCATGGCGCTCAAGTCGATGAACCACATATGTGAGGAGCTTCGCGGCCGGTGGACGGATCTGGTCCACATCGGGATTCACCACCGACTGGGGACGGTTCCGGTGAAGGAGGCTTCGGTCGTGATTGCCATCAGTTCGCCGCATCGGGAGGCGGCGCTGGAAGCGGTCCGCTGGGCGATTGACGAGCTCAAGAAGAGTGTCCCCGTGTGGAAGAAGGAACAGTACGCCGAGGGCCAGGGTTGTTCCGAGTGGAAGGAGAACAAGGAGTGCACCTGGTCAAAGGCGTACAAGGACAATCACATTCTTTaa